In Malus sylvestris chromosome 16, drMalSylv7.2, whole genome shotgun sequence, the following are encoded in one genomic region:
- the LOC126607196 gene encoding uncharacterized protein LOC126607196: MNHCAIQQGNALSACDDMRTCSRDSVVCPKPRRFGLLSVTHNDPVRSLRWHLGHQAELYDSKAGSDILDILLPKGSFGVEPFSCTEIASPHPFFCGSPPSRVANPLIHDARFGDGKPTPLSPTAPPLDLSSSPSSSARKGGFVRASFGNKPAVRVEGFDCLDRDRRNCSIPTLA; encoded by the exons ATGAATCACTGTGCGATTCAGCAAGGAAACGCCCTCTCAGCTTGCGACGACATGAGGACTTGTTCAAGAGACTCGGTCGTTTGTCCCAAACCTCGCCGTTTTGGTCTCCTTAGCGTCACTCACAACGATCCCGTCAGATCTCTCCGATGGCATCTCGG CCACCAAGCGGAGCTCTATGATTCGAAAGCAGGGTCTGATATTTTGGACATCCTCCTCCCAAAG GGATCTTTTGGTGTTGAGCCATTTTCATGTACAGAAATAGCCTCGCCGCACCCATTTTTCTGCGGGTCACCGCCGAGCAGAGTAGCTAACCCATTAATTCATGATGCTAGATTTGGGGATGGGAAACCCACCCCACTGTCGCCAACCGCTCCCCCATTGGACCTTTCGTCGTCTCCTTCATCATCAGCAAGGAAAGGAGGCTTCGTTCGGGCCAGTTTCGGGAACAAGCCAGCAGTGAGGGTCGAGGGGTTTGATTGCCTGGACAGGGATCGACGTAATTGCAGCATCCCGACCCTGGCATGA
- the LOC126607197 gene encoding uncharacterized protein LOC126607197, whose protein sequence is MNHCAMQQGSALSACEDMRSCSRDSVVCPKPRRLGLLNDPVRSFRWHFGHQAEFCDSNAGSDILDNILTKGSFGAEQFSCTEMASQHPFYSGSPPSRVANPLIQDARFGDEQLISSSALSPIPALSGQSSSPSSSARKGGCVRTNFGSKPAVRVEGFDCRDRDQRNRSIPTLA, encoded by the exons ATGAATCACTGTGCGATGCAGCAGGGCAGTGCTCTCTCAGCTTGCGAAGACATGAGGTCTTGCTCCAGAGACTCCGTCGTCTGCCCCAAGCCCCGCCGCCTCGGCCTCCTCAACGATCCCGTCAGATCTTTCCGGTGGCATTTCGG CCACCAGGCGGAGTTCTGTGATTCAAATGCTGGGTCTGACATTTTAGACAATATTCTCACTAAG GGATCTTTTGGTGCTGAACAATTTTCGTGTACAGAAATGGCCTCGCAGCACCCATTTTATAGCGGGTCGCCGCCTAGCAGAGTAGCTAACCCATTAATTCAGGACGCTCGATTTGGGGATGAGCAGCTCATCTCGTCCTCAGCACTGTCGCCAATACCTGCCCTGTCAGGTCAGTCATCGTCTCCTTCCTCGTCCGCGAGGAAAGGAGGCTGTGTTCGGACCAATTTTGGGAGCAAACCGGCAGTGAGGGTTGAGGGGTTTGATTGCCGGGACAGGGATCAGAGGAACCGCAGCATCCCTACCCTGGCATAA
- the LOC126607195 gene encoding ribulose bisphosphate carboxylase small subunit, chloroplastic-like isoform X2: protein MASSMVSSAAVSSVRRTSSPAQATMVAPFTGLKSSSAFPVTRKANDITSIASNGGRVQCMQVWPPIGLKKFETLSYLPPLSPESLAKEVDYLLRKNWVPTLEFDTRLSTVSTTAPQGTMTDATGQCGSFPSSDALILPKFSRSSRRPRPPTPTPSSGSSDSTTSAKHSASVSSLTSPQAIKFFKNYAAATVPNRL, encoded by the exons ATGGCTTCCTCTATGGTTTCGTCCGCCGCTGTTAGCTCCGTCCGCCGCACCAGCTCCCCGGCTCAGGCGACCATGGTGGCACCCTTCACCGGGCTCAAGTCCTCTTCAGCCTTCCCCGTGACCCGCAAGGCCAACGATATTACCTCCATTGCCAGCAACGGTGGAAGAGTCCAGTGCATGCAG GTGTGGCCACCAATTGGACTGAAGAAGTTTGAGACTCTCTCTTACCTTCCTCCCCTGTCCCCGGAGTCATTGGCCAAGGAAGTTGACTACCTTCTCCGCAAAAACTGGGTTCCCACCTTGGAATTCGA CACCCGTTTGTCTACCGTGAGCACAACAGCTCCCCAGGGTACTATGACGGACGCTACTGGACAATGTGGAAGCTTCCCCTCTTCGGATGCACTGATTCTTCCCAAGTTCTCAAGGAGCTCGAGGAGGCCAAGACCGCCTACCCCAACTCCTTCATCAGGATCATCGGATTCGACAACGTCCGCCAAACACAGTGCATCAGTTTCATCGCTTACCAGCCCCCAAGCTATTAAGTTCTTCAAAAACTACGCCGCCGCAACGGTGCCCAACCGGCTATAG
- the LOC126607195 gene encoding ribulose bisphosphate carboxylase small subunit, chloroplastic-like isoform X1 produces the protein MASSMVSSAAVSSVRRTSSPAQATMVAPFTGLKSSSAFPVTRKANDITSIASNGGRVQCMQVWPPIGLKKFETLSYLPPLSPESLAKEVDYLLRKNWVPTLEFELEHPFVYREHNSSPGYYDGRYWTMWKLPLFGCTDSSQVLKELEEAKTAYPNSFIRIIGFDNVRQTQCISFIAYQPPSY, from the exons ATGGCTTCCTCTATGGTTTCGTCCGCCGCTGTTAGCTCCGTCCGCCGCACCAGCTCCCCGGCTCAGGCGACCATGGTGGCACCCTTCACCGGGCTCAAGTCCTCTTCAGCCTTCCCCGTGACCCGCAAGGCCAACGATATTACCTCCATTGCCAGCAACGGTGGAAGAGTCCAGTGCATGCAG GTGTGGCCACCAATTGGACTGAAGAAGTTTGAGACTCTCTCTTACCTTCCTCCCCTGTCCCCGGAGTCATTGGCCAAGGAAGTTGACTACCTTCTCCGCAAAAACTGGGTTCCCACCTTGGAATTCGAGTTGGAG CACCCGTTTGTCTACCGTGAGCACAACAGCTCCCCAGGGTACTATGACGGACGCTACTGGACAATGTGGAAGCTTCCCCTCTTCGGATGCACTGATTCTTCCCAAGTTCTCAAGGAGCTCGAGGAGGCCAAGACCGCCTACCCCAACTCCTTCATCAGGATCATCGGATTCGACAACGTCCGCCAAACACAGTGCATCAGTTTCATCGCTTACCAGCCCCCAAGCTATTAA
- the LOC126607194 gene encoding uncharacterized protein LOC126607194, with translation MGEGKGSTLVHLLVVVLSLVAFGFAIAAERQRSVGEIRTDVQTNQTYCVYNSDVATGYGVGGFLFLLSGESLLMGVTKCMCFGRPLAPGGNRAWSIIYFISSWATFLVAEACLIAGATKNAYHTKYRGMIYAQNFSCEALRKGVFVSGAVFVVATMILNVYYYMYFTKATAAQATHKANRSSSTVGMTGYA, from the exons ATGGGAGAAGGAAAGGGCTCGACTCTGGTGCACCTGCTTGTGGTGGTTCTGAGCTTAGTGGCCTTTGGGTTCGCCATTGCTGCTGAGAGACAAAGAAGTGTG GGCGAAATACGTACAGATGTTCAAACGAATCAAACGTACTGTGTGTATAATTCAGATGTCGCAACTGGTTATGGAGTAGGCGGTTTCTTGTTTCTTCTCTCAGGCGAATCACTCCTCATGGGTGTCACGAAGTGCATGTGTTTTGGCAGACCCTTGGCCCCTGGTGGAAATCGAGCTTGGtccattatatattttatttcatcATG GGCAACTTTTCTGGTTGCAGAAGCTTGTCTAATTGCTGGTGCTACAAAAAATGCCTATCACACCAAGTACCGGGGGATGATATATGCTCAGAACTTCTCCTGTGAAGCCTTGCGAAAAGGTGTTTTCGTTTCTGGAGCAGTATTTGTGGTTGCGACTATGATTCTCAACGTGTATTACTACATGTACTTCACCAAGGCAACTGCTGCTCAAGCAACTCATAAAGCAAATCGTTCGAGTTCAACTGTCGGGATGACTGGGTATGCATAG
- the LOC126607781 gene encoding CLAVATA3/ESR (CLE)-related protein 43-like, which translates to MSCAGCWRLLHSSLLVILVVSALQIWVCCDCRAGAIRVFPGNTDNVISKVQVEAERNTREKKSKISTEALFQKYFGGSTSSSNFNKTEKGYEESKRRVPSCPDKLHN; encoded by the coding sequence ATGTCGTGCGCCGGTTGCTGGAGGCTTCTGCATTCTTCCCTGCTGGTGATTCTGGTCGTTTCGGCGTTACAGATTTGGGTCTGCTGCGATTGCAGGGCAGGGGCAATACGGGTATTCCCAGGAAATACAGATAATGTCATATCAAAGGTGCAGGTGGAAGCAGAGAGGAACACGAGGGAGAAGAAGAGCAAGATAAGCACAGAAGCCCTGTTCCAAAAGTACTTCGGCGGAAGCACTTCCAGTTCCAACTTCaacaaaacagaaaaaggaTATGAAGAATCCAAAAGAAGAGTGCCCAGTTGCCCAGATAAACTCCACAACTAG
- the LOC126608487 gene encoding LOB domain-containing protein 42-like: protein MRMSCNGCRVLRKGCSDECEIRPCIEWIKSSESQANATLFLAKFYGRAGLLNLINAGSPALRPAIFKSLLYEACGRIVNPTYGSVGLMWSGGWDQCQAAVDAVLEGSPIIGIDADVLKRNTNPNLDPPHKSGDIRHVSRDPTSGSSSHNKATTRNKLKRSMNRPKIQPESATGSNTKSLAQLCNVPDPDDLYPIPQGNGSSGDQQAADDQDGEVGLELTLGLGLPPLTHLN, encoded by the exons ATGAGAATGAGCTGCAACGGATGCAGGGTGCTTCGCAAAGGGTGCAGCGACGAATGCGAGATCAGACCCTGCATTGAGTGGATCAAATCCTCCGAGTCCCAAGCCAACGCCACACTTTTTCTTGCCAAATTCTATGGCCGCGCTGGCCTCCTCAATCTCATCAATGCTGGCTCCCCAGCCCTCCGCCCTG CTATTTTCAAGTCGTTATTGTACGAGGCGTGTGGACGGATCGTGAACCCGACGTACGGCTCGGTGGGGTTGATGTGGTCCGGGGGCTGGGACCAATGCCAGGCAGCCGTTGATGCAGTTCTTGAAGGATCGCCCATCATAGGAATTGATGCGGATGTGCTGAAGCGGAACACGAATCCGAACCTGGATCCTCCTCACAAATCCGGGGACATACGCCACGTGTCCAGGGACCCAACCTCGGGCAGTTCCTCTCATAACAAAGCTACAACCCGGAACAAGCTCAAGAGGTCCATGAACCGGCCCAAAATCCAACCAGAATCTGCAACCGGGTCAAACACCAAGAGTTTGGCACAACTCTGTAATGTTCCAGACCCGGATGATTTGTACCCGATTCCGCAAGGAAACGGGTCTAGCGGAGATCAACAAGCTGCTGATGATCAAGATGGAGAGGTAGGGTTGGAGCTGACTCTTGGTCTTGGGTTACCTCCTCTAACccatcttaattaa
- the LOC126608693 gene encoding zinc finger protein CONSTANS-LIKE 6-like yields MNSSKKVAHAVGGKTARACDSCIKKRARWYCAADDAFLCEACDSAVHSANDLARRHERVLLKTASSLKPSNKDDRTTAVSKTSAAPSWHRGFTRKPRTPRGGKSMTHHGKSKEGIRNLFPQVPEVGGDDNNSYDEENDEDQQLLYRVPIFDPSVAELCSNSGNSSEDAVANYEASNLSTVSDHVGSQSKAVSSMPNFNGHDGFLLPSDMDLAEFAADVDSLLGRGLNDDQCFGMEGLGLRDCKEKESKGRVKLEEDDDQDGIDGVDFMGCQLGESENDMMREPFVLNFEDYDDSPASCGEQDDKMIVGIDSNCTEDHEHEEADEDATDNGKKRKTILRLDYEAVITAWDGSPWTSGDRPDFDSEFLPDYMGVCGPGLHYPYGDLNGIGVHPAMVDGGREARVSRYREKRRTRLFSKKIRYEVRKLNAEKRPRMKGRFVKRSSFAGSAFPVLAK; encoded by the exons atgaattctagCAAGAAAGTGGCACATGCCGTCGGCGGAAAAACTGCCCGAGCGTGTGACAGCTGCATAAAAAAGAGAGCTCGTTGGTACTGCGCTGCTGACGACGCTTTCTTATGCGAAGCCTGCGACTCCGCCGTGCACTCCGCCAACGACCTGGCCCGACGGCACGAAAGGGTTCTCTTGAAGACGGCGTCGTCTCTCAAACCTAGCAACAAAGATGATCGAACGACCGCTGTTTCGAAGACCTCGGCGGCACCGTCATGGCACCGCGGGTTCACGCGGAAGCCGAGAACGCCGCGGGGCGGGAAGTCCATGACACATCATGGAAAATCCAAGGAAGGAATCCGGAACCTGTTTCCTCAGGTTCCGGAAGTTGGGGGAGACGATAATAACTCGTACGATGAAGAAAATGACGAAGACCAGCAGCTGCTTTATAGGGTTCCGATATTCGATCCGTCTGTTGCGGAGCTGTGCAGTAACTCTGGTAACTCTAGTGAAGATGCAGTGGCGAATTACGAAGCTAGCAATCTTAGTACTGTTTCTGATCATGTTGGAAGCCAATCCAAAGCAGTTTCGTCGATGCCGAATTTTAACGGCCATGATGGGTTTCTGCTTCCGAGCGACATGGATCTTGCGGAGTTCGCGGCTGACGTGGATAGTTTGCTGGGGAGGGGCCTCAATGACGATCAGTGTTTTGGGATGGAAGGGTTAGGGTTGAGGGATTGTAAAGAAAAGGAATCGAAAGGTAGAGTGAAGTTAGAGGAGGATGATGATCAAGATGGAATAGACGGTGTTGATTTTATGGGGTGCCAATTGGGGGAGAGTGAGAATGATATGATGAGGGAgccttttgttttgaattttgaagatTATGATGACTCGCCTGCATCGTGCGGTGAGCAGGATGACAAAATGATAGTGGGAATCGATAGTAATTGTACCGAAGATCATGAACATGAGGAGGCGGACGAAGATGCAACAGATAACGGCAAGAAGAGGAAGACGATTTTGAGGCTGGATTACGAGGCGGTGATTACAGCCTGGGATGGCTCCCCGTGGACCTCCGGTGACCGCCCGGATTTCGACTCCGAATTTTTGCCTGACTACATG GGTGTATGTGGACCTGGACTTCATTACCCTTACGGAGATTTGAACGGAATCGGGGTACATCCGGCAATGGTGGACGGAGGGAGGGAGGCGAGGGTGTCAAGATACAGAGAAAAGCGGAGAACAAGGCTGTTCTCGAAGAAAATAAGGTACGAAGTTCGAAAGCTGAATGCCGAGAAAAGGCCAAGAATGAAAGGGAGGTTTGTCAAGAGATCATCCTTTGCCGGATCTGCTTTTCCCGTGCTTGCCAAATGA
- the LOC126607261 gene encoding protein FLX-like 3 isoform X1, translating into MMASILQDLVMSGRNRMSRHSDGYRGYRDVPRPVMNRGPGPLSIRPAALEEELAVQRREMQRIIAENQLVIDDNTLLQRQLTDARDEIHRLGQLIPKIRAEKEAHSRELIERELKLEADLRATEPLKAEVMQLRAEVHKLNNLRQELSSQVQGLTQDVTRLQSENQQLIAMRADIDVMRNELVETRRAYEFERKANEEQVEQKQAMEKNLVSMARDIEKLRAEQLNADRRARGLGGRSYGMMNESPDMRYSGGPYRNGYSTGWGPYDRRGSRH; encoded by the exons ATGATGGCATCCATACTGCAGGACCTTGTGATGTCAGGGAGAAACCGTATGTCTCGCCATTCTGATGGTTATCGAGGCTATCGTGATGTTCCGCGACCTGTTATGAACCGAGGACCGGGACCCTTGTCTATTCGCCCTGCAGCTCTGGAAGAAGAACTTGCTGTGCAGCGTAGAGAAATGCAGCGAATTATTGCTGAGAACCAGCTTGTAATTGATGATAATACCCTTCTTCAAAGGCAATTGACAGATGCAAGAGATGAAATTCATAGATTGGGGCAGCTCATACCTAAAATCCGGGCTGAGAAAGAGGCGCATTCTAGGGAGCTGATTGAGAGAGAATTGAAGCTAGAAGCTGATCTCCGTGCTACAGAGCCTTTAAAGGCAGAAGTTATGCAGTTAAGAGCTGAAgttcataaactaaataatTTACGGCAGGAACTGTCTTCCCAAGTCCAAGGTTTGACACAGGATGTTACTCGGTTGCAATCGGAGAATCAGCAACTAATTGCCATGAGGGCTGATATTGATGTGATGCGGAACGAGCTTGTTGAGACCAG GAGAGCTTATGAATTTGAGAGGAAAGCCAATGAAGAACAAGTTGAGCAAAAGCAAGCAATGGAAAAGAATCTCGTCTCCATGGCTCGTGATATAGAGAAGCTAAGAGCAGAGCAGCTGAATGCAGACAGGAGGGCGCGAGGACTAG GTGGTAGGAGTTACGGAATGATGAATGAAAGTCCCGATATGAGATATTCAGGTGGTCCATATCGCAATGGCTATAGCACCGGTTGGGGACCCTATGACAGGCGTGGATCACGACATTAA
- the LOC126607261 gene encoding protein FLX-like 3 isoform X2, with protein sequence MSGRNRMSRHSDGYRGYRDVPRPVMNRGPGPLSIRPAALEEELAVQRREMQRIIAENQLVIDDNTLLQRQLTDARDEIHRLGQLIPKIRAEKEAHSRELIERELKLEADLRATEPLKAEVMQLRAEVHKLNNLRQELSSQVQGLTQDVTRLQSENQQLIAMRADIDVMRNELVETRRAYEFERKANEEQVEQKQAMEKNLVSMARDIEKLRAEQLNADRRARGLGGRSYGMMNESPDMRYSGGPYRNGYSTGWGPYDRRGSRH encoded by the exons ATGTCAGGGAGAAACCGTATGTCTCGCCATTCTGATGGTTATCGAGGCTATCGTGATGTTCCGCGACCTGTTATGAACCGAGGACCGGGACCCTTGTCTATTCGCCCTGCAGCTCTGGAAGAAGAACTTGCTGTGCAGCGTAGAGAAATGCAGCGAATTATTGCTGAGAACCAGCTTGTAATTGATGATAATACCCTTCTTCAAAGGCAATTGACAGATGCAAGAGATGAAATTCATAGATTGGGGCAGCTCATACCTAAAATCCGGGCTGAGAAAGAGGCGCATTCTAGGGAGCTGATTGAGAGAGAATTGAAGCTAGAAGCTGATCTCCGTGCTACAGAGCCTTTAAAGGCAGAAGTTATGCAGTTAAGAGCTGAAgttcataaactaaataatTTACGGCAGGAACTGTCTTCCCAAGTCCAAGGTTTGACACAGGATGTTACTCGGTTGCAATCGGAGAATCAGCAACTAATTGCCATGAGGGCTGATATTGATGTGATGCGGAACGAGCTTGTTGAGACCAG GAGAGCTTATGAATTTGAGAGGAAAGCCAATGAAGAACAAGTTGAGCAAAAGCAAGCAATGGAAAAGAATCTCGTCTCCATGGCTCGTGATATAGAGAAGCTAAGAGCAGAGCAGCTGAATGCAGACAGGAGGGCGCGAGGACTAG GTGGTAGGAGTTACGGAATGATGAATGAAAGTCCCGATATGAGATATTCAGGTGGTCCATATCGCAATGGCTATAGCACCGGTTGGGGACCCTATGACAGGCGTGGATCACGACATTAA
- the LOC126607260 gene encoding homocysteine S-methyltransferase 1, translated as MGLKKAFTSSLEDVIEKAGGCAVVDGGFATQLERHGAAINDPLWSAVCLIKQPDLIKRVHLDYLEAGADILITSSYQATIPGFLSRGLSIEQGELLLKKSVKLAVEARNSFWDALKVTPDHRYNRALVAASIGSYGAYLADGSEYSGCYGPRVDVDKLKDFHRRRLQVLVEAGPDLLAFETIPNKLEAQACVELLEEQNVQIPSWICFSSVDGENAPSGEGFTECLEVINKSNKIHAVGINCTPPHLIQSLICKFKELTSKAIIVYPNSGEIWDGKAKRWLPAKCFDDENFECFATIWRDSGAKLIGGCCRTTPSTVQAISKVLKGQSQ; from the exons ATGGGATTGAAGAAGGCCTTTACCTCGTCGTTGGAGGATGTAATAGAGAAAGCAGGGGGCTGTGCTGTGGTGGACGGAGGCTTCGCCACCCAACTGGAGAGGCACGGCGCTGCCATCAACGACCCTCTCTGGAGCGCCGTCTGCCTCATCAAACAACCCGACCTCATCAAacgg GTTCACTTGGACTACTTGGAAGCCGGCGCTGATATTCTCATCACTTCATCTTACCAG GCCACAATACCCGGATTTTTGTCCAGAGGACTCTCCATTGAACAAGGGGAGTTGTTGCTGAAGAAAAGTGTGAAACTGGCTGTCGAAGCCCGAAACAGTTTCTGGGATGCTCTGAAAGTGACACCCGATCATCGTTATAACCGAGCTCTGGTTGCTGCCTCCATTGGAAGCTACGGAGCTTATCTCGCTGACGGCTCAGAATATAG CGGGTGTTATGGACCCCGTGTGGATGTTGATAAGCTGAAGGATTTCCACCGGCGCAGATTGCAAGTTCTTGTCGAAGCAGGTCCTGATTTACTTGCATTTGAGACCATTCCTAATAAACTTGAAGCTCAG GCCTGCGTCGAGCTGCTGGAAGAACAGAACGTCCAGATTCCATCTTGGATATGTTTCAGCTCTGTGGATGGTGAAAATGCCCCATCTGGGGAGGGTTTTACGGAATGCCTTGAGGTGATAAACAAAAGTAACAAAATACATGCTGTGGGAATAAATTGCACACCTCCTCATCTGATTCAATCTCTCATCTGCAAGTTTAAGGAG TTAACCAGTAAAGCCATTATTGTGTACCCTAATAGTGGTGAGATATGGGACGGCAAAGCTAAGAGATGGCTG CCTGCCAAGTGTTTTGATGACGAAAACTTTGAATGCTTTGCAACAATCTGGCGCGATTCGGGTGCTAAACTCATCGGAGGATGTTGTCGGACAACGCCTTCCACTGTTCAAGCCATttccaaggttctaaaaggaCAGTCCCAATGA